In Phacochoerus africanus isolate WHEZ1 chromosome 2, ROS_Pafr_v1, whole genome shotgun sequence, one DNA window encodes the following:
- the BCL2L10 gene encoding bcl-2-like protein 10 has translation MADAFRERTARLLTDYLEYCAREPGTAARQPSSPEAAVLRCVAAQIREYNVRTLSVYRGFRWNRVELVAWMAQKLLASPCGPNWYRVASLLTFAGMLLERQPREACGRKKKEGNVSRDCRLLVALLCAHLSGRHRTWLLANGGWDGFCLFFQGSLQQTWTRHMVWVFVSYCTAVVLLYLWTKLL, from the exons ATGGCGGACGCGTTCAGGGAGCGCACAGCCCGGCTTCTGACCGACTACCTGGAGTACTGCGCCCGGGAGCCCGGCACCGCCGCGCGGCAGCCGTCCTCGCCGGAGGCCGCAGTGCTGCGTTGCGTGGCTGCCCAGATACGGGAGTACAACGTGCGCACTTTGTCTGTCTACCGCGGCTTCCGCTGGAACCGTGTCGAATTGGTGGCCTGGATGGCACAGAAACTACTCGCAAGCCCATGTGGCCCCAACTGGTACCGCGTGGCATCACTCTTGACCTTCGCGGGGATGCTGCTGGAAAGACAGCCTCGGGAGGCCTGTGGGCGGAAGAAGAAAGAGGGCAACGTTAGCAGGGACTGCCGACTCCTGGTGGCTTTGCTGTGCGCTCACCTCTCAGGGCGGCATCGCACCTGGCTATTGGCGAACGGCGGCTGG GATGGATTTTGTCTCTTCTTCCAAGGCTCATTGCAACAAACTTGGACAAGACACATGGTCTGGGTTTTTGTGTCATACTGTACAGCAGTGGTCTTACTCTACTTGTGGACAAAATTATTGTGA